aatagtgacaaataaagaagttaattatttctcttttaattactatagaaaaaaaaaaagatgaggTGAAAACAAACCTGAAGGCAAACTGAGCAAGAAACCTTTTCACCAGAAGCATCAACATTGTTGTCACTTGTAATTATGATCTTTGAGATCTTTTCAACTGAATCTTTTGATAAGCCTTTTGCACCACCAGTGTCAAAGATGTTTTGCACATCATCAAAGTTAATCTCAACAGCACCCATCTGAAAATGAAATTAAGGTTAATCTCACATGCATATATAATTAAGTTGCGTTAgcaaaaaaagaatattaaaatttaattttttatactcaagtgtaaattttttttaccgagacaattaacaaaagaaattaatttttaaattcactaATTGagtaaaattttatatactttGAGGGTATTAAAATTAagtttagaatattttttttacattgtaaaaaagtttatttgttttttgaatTGGTGTCCATTTATCCACTTTTGTccttgatatatatataaataagacTACATTAACAAAAACTTGTGTGTCAACATCATTGTAAATTGGTTATGAAATTAGGACCAAGTAAATTACCTGACTTTGGACAGCACTTAACATTGCTGGACCAATCCTTTCTCTCACAAGTCTTCCACTTAATAGGCTTGCAATTACATCAAGCTGCATGCACATTTACTCAACATCattagattatatatatacaatacacaattatattttcttttatctattaatattattttcttataaataaattaaaaaataataaaatagccTATAATTTAGTCAATATAAATTTTAACAATTTCGTTAAGTAATCAACAGGATCTAACTAACAACAAGCtaacaaatatttttgaattgcattctgtattaattaattatcgttaattagtaattatttaaattttattttttaaaaatacaaattaataattattaattgcaGTTGTTTAAAGTTGGCTGATTATAAATTATTTACCTATACTTTTCTAAATTTTAGATATGTAAATTCTTATTGGGTgattattaattgattttttattgtcCTAAAAGACCCTTCTTTTATACATTTTcaaactaaaaagttatatttaAATACATACATTGATAAGGAATAAAGAGATAACAATATGAAATCTCAAGGGtactaaatattttattatccAATAATTGATATGCTACTTGAACATCTAAAAATGAGTATCAATTAACACTTAATGCTAAGTATAATGATGATATAAAGTGGATATTAAAACAAAATACATGGATTatataattgattattttaagAAATAGTTTAATTTGTTGTCCAAACACACCAACTTCAACCATTTAAAGATCCAATTAAAGGATTACTACAACATTGGATGGTGAACTAGAACTCACCAAGTATAAGAAGCAGCCAATTCCAGATTCATCAGATTGCCAAAGAACAAGAGAAGATTCAAAAACTTCAATGGAAAAAACAGCTCCTGAAATGGCTCCAATGGCAGCTCCTCTAATGAATCCACTCTCTGTCTCTTGTCCTATCAAAGCTCCAGTCATAGCCCCCAACAAAGTCCCCACTGCCAACAAAAAACAAACCTCATTAATTCAAATCAAAACCTTGTATGTATTAACCTCAAAAAGTGTCACAATTATTAAGAATTctaaataaatatgaaaaaaatgtcAAAAATACTGCAAATTACAGAACAATAATCTAACAAATGCCCACATCCCAAGTTTGGATTTTTCtcacaaaattcaaatcaaaGTACATTAttcaacaataaaataaaaagtgcaTTAGTGTTTCCACCTTTTAAGAAATGCCAAAAACAACCTTGTACCATGTCCCAGTAAACAAAAGAACTCTTTTTAGTAATGAGCTCGAATTCAACTCTGAATTCGAGTTCATTActaaactaaaaagaaaaagaatttgcTAAAAACACAGTTTTTCGAGTTGAATTAGTTGAATTCCTGGTTTTAATAGGTGAAATAACAGGTACAAATAAAAACTCAGAATATAGAATGTGAAATGCTAAAtagaatgaaattaaaagagagaATTGAAGCTGAGTTAATGAAGAAGTAGTGAAGTACCAAATGCAAAGCAGAAGGTGAAGATGGCAGAGAAGATGTTCCTAACAATGGCAGAGAGGGCATGGCTGCCAACCATGTTCACCCTCTCCACAAAGGAACCCAACAAAGGACTTGAATTTTCTGTCACAAACTCCATTGATGAAGAAGGATATGATATTATGATCTCACAAGCTTGGTTATTAAGCAAAATAATGCTAgctagtagtagtagtagtgaCACCACTGTTTTTCTATTTGATAGATTAATTATTGTTGCTATTCTTATacctttatttatatatataggcttatatgatatgatataaatatataatgtattatatgtatttatttataaagaTATATAGATATAGAGAGATTTAGAAGGTGAAGCTTAAGGAGTAAGGGAAAGGTGAGGGAGAAGGTGGAATGAAACTACCATCAACCAACTCGCATTTAATGCAATGTGCCTCTTTTAGATTAACGTCACTCATTCACTCTCTCTATTTCTATGCTTCATTACTATTTTTCTTAGCCAAGAAATCAATTGGCTTTCAAGTTCGGAAcctaacagaaaagaaaaacaaagaggaaaaatcaaattgattttaaacaattttaaatgggatattttggtttttaaacttcttttattattttagaaattatctagaattatttttgttagatAGATTATTTTTCgtcatttttaataaaaaatatgtatactaaataaataaattcgtaataaattttattatgagataattaagtttaaaaaagttattatgttttttttttaaacaacaAAGGAACTAACCTAtgttttaaaagtaatttttaagaatttttagaaaataaaatatgtaattttaaattttatgaaaaccatttttaaatatttattaagaaaCAAAGACACCAATAATGAGaggaaaagaaaacaacaaagaaAGTAAGTTCCCTTTTTGCCTTGTGAATGGGACAACTTCTTTTGCTAGCTACTCTATATTATTGCTTTAATAATAgagtttaattatatataaagttGTGGTATTCAATAATTCATCACATGAGTAAGAAGTTACGGATCCAAATTCTGGCCTCAACGGTTCAGCGATGACTTGATTCTCAAGTCCAAATCATTCTCAAATGATCCAAAAATTCGGAAgaaattagataattaaaaattattaatcgaTATTTAAatctaaatatctttttatcttaattaattaaaaaaataagataataaGAGAAAATTATATAAACAGGAGTTTAAAGTTTCTTTAAATACGTTACacacatttaaaattttacctCTTAAATCTATTTTGACTTAAGCATCAAAGTATTTTTGAGGGTCATCCCTATCATTCATTCAACCAGCTCGAAAAACTATAATATTTGTTGATCCGATCGGAATGTGATTTTCATCATTCAAGATAACTTGGCGaataagttttattatattattttatgttagatatataaaaaattgtttGTGAAAGTTGTCAAAATAGAATGTTAAAAtaacattattatatattgttttttatatagataattttcttaaataaaagtgagtttttttaattaaatagtcattattattcataattatcattattaatattattatttgtgtACAGAAGTGAGAAGTGTGTGTGCATAAATAGATAGGGTGAATTTCTTaggattaattattttgtacaCATTACTTTAACGAATCTTTTGCAAATAACTTgttagataaaatttttgatGAGTGAATTGAATACATTTGACAAATCTAAACAACCTGAATTTGCctttcaatttatttgaacttgTAATCATTGACTGAAAGCATGTCTAGCCTAAATAAGAGCTAGCTATATAGTATATGGTCCTAAACCTAATTGTTAcctagaaaataaaatatgtacTACTATTTTCTTGTCCCTTGAATCCAACTACATATTATATCTTGTTAGAAATTGGCCCACGGTTTTCTATATGGTATTTAGTGGTATTCCAACTAACACATTCCATATAAGTAAATATCTATACTACAAAAAAATCCAGCAGCAGATAGCGGCAATTTTTTTGCAGCGATCAACCCAAACTGTTGCAAAAAGGAAACTACCGATTGTTATTACGGCGATTTTAACAGGCgagtttatatatattaatatagcCACATCATTAATTGATTTCTAGTGTTGCGAGTGACAATTATTTTGCTAGTATagtgttttattatttttataaagtgaaaaatttgtaaataaaaaaaaataagatgttaattatttttaaattatttggtGGAGTCCATTATTTATAGTAGAAGTTATTTATAAAAGAAGtaattttttcggtttttttattttttaaaaagaaaaaattaaaaataaaaataaaaaatataataaaatacatTTTAGATGATTTGAACTTAGCTAGCTCATATTAATTATTCATTGAGAACATATCTAAGATTCAGAACTTAGTAGCAATATTAATTATACCGATATACCtacttctattttttttattataaattttttaacagtTGATAATTATAGATAAAAGTTTTAGCTATACGACGACACAAACATGCATGATTGCATGAACTTTCCATTGGTAAAAacattagtatatatatatctttttatctaGTGTTAGTTGACAgcataatattataataatggtGTAGGAGCAGATATACGcttgttattttttatgtgGGAGAGAGAGAAGTGTATAACAAGAAGCTGTGAATAGAAGTGTGTTTCACATTGGTATGGGATATACAAATCGGATGCACCgatttgtttgttttattttttttttcaaacaaacaatcacaaatcggacggtctgATTTgtgaattcgaaaaaaaaaattttaatgttaaaatCGGACCgtctgatttttattttaaaaaataaaaaataataaaaaatacaaacggaccctccgatttgtaatttatttttttctccaaacaaatcggaccctccgatttgtaatttatttttctcttcaaacaaatcggaccgtccgatttgaaTAAAACACCATATCAAAAAAAACACCCAATCTTCCAATAATAATgtattacatatatatttaaacaatataaaaaaaaattagccgcAGATATATGCATGTCATTATATTGCAAGAAGTAATAATTAATTGATACATAGTTTTGTTTCATTAGGCGTGGTGTTAATTTTTTGGaggttaataataataagacaaaaaaattattaaaatttattttatttataattaatatatttttaataaattttaaataagataaattttagtttttttttatttttttatcaaatattttcgatatataataataatggtcTCAGGCATGCcacatttttctttcttctgtaGCTAACAAGTGCATTGCTCTTTCAATGTGAATGTCAAGAATTTTgtcataaaaaaaatcacacTGACTAGGCATACACACACTTCCAATAAAATGTCAAGTTATTATGATagtatttacattctgcaatttggCTTTCTCAAAAAAGCGAACCAGCTTTTCTTtctttagaaaaaaatttatctgatataataataatatattactGAATCCTATAGTAACTTTTTTTATCCACAATATTCTCCGACTTAACAGGTTAAAGACTAGTTCATAACAAAACTTCATTTAAAAATCTGTTGCTAGTCAATAAGTTGCTATATATATAATGCAGAATTCGAATTTCCGACACTTATTAATTAGACAGACAaatgaattgatcattcaacCAATTTATGATTATAATAATTATAGTAGTTATATAACTttaacaatatttaaaaaacatAGCTAACATTAATGTCacactttttattatttgataatatttttaattttaaaataaaaaatataattaaattaaaaagtgtgatcttaatattaataatacatTTGAAGTATTACTAAAATTTCGTAATTATCACACGCACTCACTATAATTATAACTCCCATTACCCATCAAATATTTATGGAGGTTGAATTCATAGTgattgtatttttctttttagtttaaattttttatctttttattattccattccctctcttaaataataaatactatCCAACAGTATGTATTAGTAACTCCTAACCTAATTTATAcgttattttattgtttaattcaaagaattttaaaaagaagtagtataaaattattttttaaatgttcaatattaattaattttttattataaaattattttttgaatttttaatttttaaagaatttaaaatttagttacaaatttaagatttaatattagaatttaaaactaaaaaatagttaatattaactaaaaaatgGCTCGCTtattaaattctttaaaaaaaataagtttcAACGATTAATTAAGAAGTAATGTTCTCTACAAATTGCCAACAAATTAgaattcaaataatataatctccttgttcttatttAAAAGTCTCGATCTTATTTAAAAGTTTTGATCGAGTCCCACTCctaactttatatatataaaaaaagaaatgttGTCTACAAGTTTCTAGCAAAATAATTGGTTGATTCCATAgtagtaataattaataaataataatgattaGTGCATGGTGTTCAAATAAAAGCGTAGATGGTGCGTATCTATCGAAGTGAAACCTCCATGCTTCCACGCAAGATTGCAAGATTGTCAATTACTTTGGCGGACCCATCAAATCTAATCTAAACTCACCACCAGATTATTATATGTATAACTAAGATCGGATATGCATGCAACTTGCAACTTGCAACTTTACTATCAAAATCACAAATGCCGAATTCTCTGGAAGTGGAATATGATGATGGCTCAATTTatcttatattattttaaattaattattttataataaaatttattcaaaatttaattaaaatttatgaaagaACCAATAATTAAACAGTAGAAATCAATTTTAAGgactttaaaaataataaaaatacactaattctaaaatatatattttttcgaaatattttataacttattatatatcaaacacaaaataaatattttaaaaaattttattttttaacaaataatggttaaaaatgacttaaaaaaaatctttatctAATATAGAgacttaattataaattttaaaattataaaagtctaattgaaaatttgttgaaattataaaaattaataaaataattaaatttataaataatttggttCAAAAAATTATATGTAGCCATCTCCTTAGTTTTCtttgtctcttttttttttctcttaaattGCATTGTTGGAATTCGATGAGATTATTCAAAAAATGGGCTAATTTGTTTACTACTTAATTATTTGGAGTATAAttataaaacttgaaaaaattcaAGGAGATTTGGTGGTTATAATTGTAGCAAATTAAAATTTCTTTCTTTAGTTCATAATAATTATTGTTATATGAAATGTTTcgtatatatatttaatttggaTGCTAGCTTTAATTTCCATATTATATACGAAACCAAAACTTTACGGTATTATATTCCTTTAATTAAATATCAAGCCATCAAGGTGACTAGAAAAGTAGAATGATGTATTGATGATGATGtcaatttttatttgattaagCTCCCCTAAACATAGGTCATATGCTCTCATCATTGGACTGACCAATCCCTAAATCTTACCATATCTTTAATTAATCTGGCTAAGATTTGATTtagaaaacaacaaaagaagTTGAAGATGATTTTCTCTAGTTTTTTCTATATTGTTCTTAAGAGGAGTAAGCAGGACATTATTGACtagaataatattattataacctcagaacatatataaataaagttaataacttatatattttatataagaAAAATTTTGTTGTGCCtacaaaattttgaataatttatttaaaagtagaaatagaataaaGCGAGGcctatctttttatttttaaattttataaataaatgataaacaccagattattttataatattcagACGCCTTCAtacatattatttaattaattttataatcgATTATGAACCCgtttaaaaagttttaaaaatatttttttttaaattttaacttataaaaaatagtagtattaatgtctggtataatttttaaaattaaattattttttaaaaagctatttaaaaatttataaaagaattaaaaaaatgatttctCTCGTAATACTGttatcttttattatatttttataaaataaacacttttaaaataaaaattcaaataaatataactatttattattttaaattatttttaaaaaaattaattaaattatttatctaaactGGACCATTATATAGTCCAGAATATACTTATACCCCAAAAATATCTCGAACCTTTCTAGATTAATGATGTGATCACACAAATGATTTTGTATGTGTCTACGGTATCAACCTCTTGAGGCCCTTTTTTCAAGCTTTCGCTTTTGCATTATGATTGGTGGTTAAGCTATAAATGACCTAAAAATCCAGTTATTATACTCTAGAATGCATTAATAAGTCAactaaatatttaataatttgatCTATAATAAAGAAACTCAATAgtagattttgaatttttgaaccATTTCATTTTTCTTGCGTGGATTCATGAAGTTTATAGATAGACGTGTTTGGTCGGTGGTATCACAAAGTATTGTACTATAACTGTTTTATTATCGTGTCTCCTAAAAACATAGATTAAATAATatgttaatattatttattgtttttatacATTGTAAACgtaaaagtttatttttataataaataatattaatttttttataatatatttaacctatacttttataataaaattcataaaattaatttttaagataaccatggacttaaaaaaaaaaagagacttGAATAAAACAGAAATAGGATTTCTTCATCATTGTGAAGATCATGTTTGCAATAATATTGGTCCTTCTTGTTTGGGTATAATAGACAATTGGGTCATACTCATCATGCTTGCAAATCAATATATGCCTTAATTATAAAGATACAAGAGAGTTCTAGAGGATCACATTCCAAGCCCTACTTTTTAGGGCATTTGTAAAGGAGTTAATTAACTATTCTATTCCCAAAATATGGGACGTGAGATGTCATAGTCACATTACAACCCTTTTTGATATATAGGCAAAGGCAAATTAATATGGCCCAATCAAATCTATATGGCTAGTTAGTTAATGAGACGatactttaaaatttaattaaccTAGCAACATTATGCTTCAATTAGGgatgaatattatttttaaccTAGCAACATTATGCATTCAATTAAggataaatattattttgatcgtcaccaaaaaaaatattattttgatccTAAAATATAGGGTCAAAATTACAATTATTCCTAATCATTTTTTATTCGAAATAATACTTATAAAGAATAAATTTGtgaaaagaataattttaatactaaaaataatattgaagatcattttaaaaaaaattaaagatgatttcaattttatttatcttcgATTATTACCATAACTATAAtgcctatatatatatatatatatatggattaATACTCAAATTTGTCTCTGAAAGATcactcattttttaaattagttttcaaatgatttttttagttatattagtTCCTGAAAGATAAAATGTAAGTCAAATTAGTCCTTCTATCAGTTGGATGATGACATGTCACGTTAATTGTCACGTGGCAGGTCAGTAACACGTGACACGCTACGTGATAGGtcagtgacacgtgtcacttgacatgtaaaaaaattttttataattaatattataaagaaaaaaatatttcacATGACATTTAATGTGACACGTCATTATCCAACTCGCAGAAGGACTAATTTGACTTACATTTTATCTTTCATGGACTAAtaggattaaaaaaaattatttgaggactaatttaaaaaatgaatgatctTTCAGGGACGAATTTGAGTATTaacccatatatatatatatatatatatgtctctTTTACAGATATTCTCACCATCGGTTTAATAGTATCGTCTTTCTTGTTCCCGAACTAAGCCAAATTAGGATCAGCTTAGTACACAGTTTTAATCCCTCtaatttgatggaagaatctTAATATATGTTTACTCTTTGCATTGGAAGATAAATAAGATTTCATTTATATCGCTCATAAGACAACACTTGTTAACCTATACCGTTGAATAACTTTCTATGTACAATAAATTTCATTAATTCAACTGTTAAACCGTGTCATGGAAAAAAGAATCATTAAACTAGATTGATAAAGTTCATCCTACATAAGAAATTATTTGAGAATATAAGTTAAAGAAAACTTATACCTACATAATTAAACGAAGGAAAAGTATAAGTTACCAACATATTATCTGCCAACTTCTGCCAattcttatttatatttgtgttttATGGAAGTGTGTTTGTAGATgtgtctaataattaatatattttaaatacatatataaagagacacatccagaaaatatatctataaagacacttctattaaatacagttataaaaaagacatttttattagacacatccatGAACACACTTCCATaaaacacaattataaataagagttggcagaagtCGGCAGATATGCTGTTGGTAACGTAGCGGAACCGTTAAACGAATCCTTCTCGTGTAGTGTGTATATATTAACAACTTTTAAGTTTGTAGTAAAATGATATCATGCATTAAATCGATACCTATGTTTTTGTGAACATCGCTCTTATGTTTCTTTGGTTCCACTTGCTCTTAACTTTTTGCTCCCCTAGTTATGCATGGGGTTTTGTACAGAGTAGTATATTATCATATATGAATTAGACGTGTAAAGAATTTCTTTACGCCATATAAATTTTAGGAAGCATTTCAAGTGCACCGAGAGTACCGGTGCTCCAGTtattttaaccgttgatctgaattataaaaaatatatataatatatattaattgaaatcAATGGTTAAAATAACTGGTGCACTAGTACTCCCTGGTGCACTTAAAATGTTTCCtaaattttaatctatatgCATGTATGTAtcattttagttttagaaaCTCTTCATAGCAAAATTGACCACATTAGCTTATTTTGTTTAATAATGgctataaaaatttgaattagatAAATCTCCAACCATTTATATATAAACTTCCATTGGtttgaatttaatttccttATTCATTCTTATTTATTGCTTTTTTAGTCTAATCAATAATGTAATCAGTTGATAACATAACATTATAAGTATGATtcaaatctaatttttaaaataaatttcttttacAAACAAGAGTCATTCTAACTTTATGTGAAATTCCAAACtatatatttcttttctttattcatacattgttggaaatgGCTCAGAAATAATATGTGCTAACtataaattcaattaattatttaaaatgcaTTAtgtattttgaaataaaaagcCTTGAAAGTTGATCATTTATAAATTAACATGAATAAGAATATTTAAAGgtaaactttttttttagtCAATTATAGAAGGTTGAAatttgggacatggaacataggcactctaacagAAAAGTctatggaggtggtggacaccataacaaggaggaagattaacattatgtgtctacaagaaacgaaatgagttggtgcaaaggctagggagttagatacttctggtttcaaactttggtatacaggaaaggtgaagaataggaatggagttggaataattgtggataagcagtggaagaaggacgtagtggatgtcaagagggtgggagatcggatcatctctatcaaacttgtgatggagggaggtgctttcca
Above is a genomic segment from Arachis stenosperma cultivar V10309 chromosome 1, arast.V10309.gnm1.PFL2, whole genome shotgun sequence containing:
- the LOC130945917 gene encoding NEP1-interacting protein 2-like translates to MEFVTENSSPLLGSFVERVNMVGSHALSAIVRNIFSAIFTFCFAFVGTLLGAMTGALIGQETESGFIRGAAIGAISGAVFSIEVFESSLVLWQSDESGIGCFLYLLDVIASLLSGRLVRERIGPAMLSAVQSQMGAVEINFDDVQNIFDTGGAKGLSKDSVEKISKIIITSDNNVDASGEKVSCSVCLQDFQIGETVRSLPHCHHMFHQPCIDKWLIRHGSCPLCRRDL